The Haloarcula sp. H-GB4 genome contains a region encoding:
- a CDS encoding tubulin/FtsZ family protein, whose protein sequence is MRVAAVGIGGAGGRIVERLLQDNQRRETTYLGAACAVDTDTEALDELDALPADRRHTFGLSETNGTGTDGDRTSGTAAIEDEQLEVRRAIDELVTSDIDAIVVVAGLAGGTGSGATAHIADALREVYTIPVYCLAVLPAGRDDDAAANTMQALRALESPVDGQILFDNEAWLGSGQTVEAASETLNETVVTRLGALLAAGEATASDAVGQSVVDASEIINTLSDSGFTTLGYASQELQADAGSGDGTVIDQLKNRFLGDSTDDVDEIEAYNAVETTLRRAVRGKLTAQCELDSVDRALAVFAGPPAWLIRDAVTDGRRWLTEELQSPEVRSGDMPTPDQNTLSILVVLSGVTELPRLVELKTLAEQST, encoded by the coding sequence ATGCGAGTCGCGGCAGTCGGAATCGGTGGTGCTGGGGGCCGGATCGTTGAGCGGCTGTTGCAGGACAATCAACGCCGCGAAACAACGTATCTCGGTGCGGCCTGTGCTGTCGACACGGACACCGAAGCGCTCGACGAACTCGACGCACTCCCGGCCGACCGGCGGCATACCTTCGGACTCTCCGAAACAAATGGGACCGGAACAGACGGGGACCGAACGAGCGGGACCGCCGCTATCGAAGACGAACAGCTCGAAGTTCGCCGGGCGATAGACGAACTGGTAACAAGCGACATTGACGCCATCGTCGTCGTGGCTGGGCTTGCGGGCGGGACGGGCAGCGGCGCCACGGCCCACATTGCTGATGCGCTCAGAGAGGTTTACACGATCCCAGTCTACTGTCTGGCGGTGTTACCCGCAGGCAGAGACGACGATGCAGCCGCGAACACGATGCAGGCACTTCGGGCGCTGGAATCGCCCGTCGACGGGCAGATACTGTTCGATAACGAAGCGTGGCTCGGCAGCGGGCAGACGGTCGAGGCGGCCTCCGAGACGCTGAATGAGACAGTTGTGACGCGGCTGGGGGCGCTACTTGCAGCGGGTGAGGCGACGGCGTCCGACGCTGTCGGCCAGAGTGTTGTCGACGCCAGCGAAATAATCAATACCCTCTCGGATTCGGGCTTCACAACGCTTGGCTACGCCAGTCAGGAACTGCAGGCGGACGCTGGCAGCGGTGACGGGACAGTTATAGACCAGCTCAAAAACCGCTTTCTCGGTGACAGCACAGACGATGTCGACGAAATCGAGGCGTACAACGCCGTCGAGACGACACTCCGCCGAGCGGTGCGTGGCAAACTGACAGCCCAGTGTGAGCTAGATTCGGTTGATAGAGCCCTTGCTGTGTTTGCCGGGCCGCCCGCGTGGTTGATTCGGGATGCCGTTACCGACGGGCGGCGATGGCTCACAGAGGAACTCCAGTCACCGGAGGTTCGGAGCGGCGATATGCCGACGCCCGATCAAAACACGCTGTCGATTCTGGTTGTACTGAGCGGCGTCACAGAACTGCCGCGACTGGTGGAACTCAAAACGCTGGCCGAACAATCGACCTAA
- the phnE gene encoding phosphonate ABC transporter, permease protein PhnE, with protein MSNSTDSWSRFDRRERLLRFFGLLAGLVILVAAWRAMEVNYGYAVTAPRELADLFGRMYPPNVGYSRKIVGPLLETINISILGTALAIVMAIPVAFLGASNTAPNKPAYLLGKFIISFTRSVNVIIWALIFVVIFGPGALAGVLAISIRSIGFTAKLIAEAIEEIDRGSVEAVTAAGASPVDVLIYSIVPQIKPAFISVATLRWDINVRASTIIGFVGAGGIGVPLQTEINYFNWEAVLTILISILGLVLISEAVSAYLRKKVM; from the coding sequence ATGTCAAACAGCACTGACTCCTGGAGCCGGTTTGATCGCCGTGAGCGCTTACTCCGGTTCTTCGGGCTGCTGGCTGGGCTCGTCATTCTCGTCGCAGCCTGGCGCGCCATGGAAGTGAATTACGGCTACGCCGTGACTGCCCCACGTGAGCTGGCCGACCTCTTCGGTCGGATGTATCCGCCCAATGTCGGATACTCCCGGAAGATTGTCGGGCCGCTGCTTGAGACGATCAACATCTCGATCCTCGGCACGGCACTGGCCATCGTGATGGCGATTCCGGTCGCGTTCCTCGGTGCCAGCAACACGGCACCCAACAAGCCGGCGTACCTGCTGGGTAAGTTCATCATCTCGTTTACCCGTTCGGTTAACGTCATCATCTGGGCACTGATCTTCGTGGTCATCTTTGGCCCTGGGGCCCTCGCTGGCGTGCTGGCGATTTCGATCAGATCTATCGGGTTCACTGCAAAGCTAATCGCGGAAGCCATCGAAGAGATTGACCGCGGGTCTGTTGAGGCGGTCACTGCAGCTGGGGCATCGCCCGTTGATGTACTCATCTACAGTATCGTTCCACAGATCAAGCCGGCGTTCATCAGCGTCGCGACGCTTCGATGGGACATCAACGTCAGAGCGTCGACGATCATCGGGTTCGTCGGTGCAGGCGGTATCGGCGTCCCGCTGCAGACTGAGATCAACTATTTCAACTGGGAAGCAGTCCTGACGATCCTCATCTCAATTCTGGGCCTTGTGCTCATCAGTGAAGCCGTCTCGGCCTATCTGCGAAAGAAAGTAATGTAG
- a CDS encoding twin-arginine translocation signal domain-containing protein: MKLSRRDFLTAAGAGTVGALAEGAWGATQSTEPITSVDNPLKSYPNRDWEQVYHDIYAYDEVDWTVCHPNCTQSCALNFYMKTASRYGPSRSAPSSVRSLPASHSIS, encoded by the coding sequence ATGAAACTGTCACGGCGCGACTTCCTGACCGCGGCGGGTGCAGGGACGGTCGGCGCGCTTGCCGAAGGGGCATGGGGCGCGACACAGTCCACAGAACCGATAACAAGCGTTGACAACCCGCTCAAGTCCTATCCGAACCGGGACTGGGAACAGGTGTACCACGACATCTACGCCTATGACGAGGTGGACTGGACGGTGTGTCACCCCAACTGCACCCAGTCGTGTGCGCTGAACTTCTACATGAAAACGGCGTCCCGATACGGGCCGAGCAGGTCCGCACCGAGTTCGGTGCGCTCGCTCCCGGCGAGTCACTCCATCTCGTGA
- the phnD gene encoding phosphate/phosphite/phosphonate ABC transporter substrate-binding protein: protein MSASTMKQNPFDRRSVLKIGATALATGVAGCSQESSQSTEESGGDGADSSDGSSSGDGGSTQSNDYPDFDPSNPEFPQLMQTLIEAGFETGSLQDLKNMEEREKPRYGDPVQSTPSNEDELIDPDRIAFAMTPTEDPAVYRDTMQPLMDNIAEETGKDVEYFPLNSYASQVEAMRSERLHVAGFSTGPTPFAVNLAGAVPFSLQISKAGDFGYRLWLATQADNDEISSLQDLKGKRVAHAEPSSNSGNLAPRALFSNQGVTPGEDYEVSYSGGHEQSILGVANDDYDAAPVCSTCVTRVAEADNIDPTNLKVVWASNPFPTTSFCYRYNLKPEIQEGIRAAFIDYDYSDTKIAEVFGGRGTWTEIDYATTYDIILQIQENNDITYQIDNIEG from the coding sequence ATGTCTGCGTCGACAATGAAACAGAACCCATTTGACCGACGGTCTGTGTTAAAAATTGGCGCTACTGCGCTCGCAACAGGCGTTGCAGGATGTTCTCAGGAGAGTAGCCAGAGCACCGAAGAATCTGGTGGAGACGGCGCTGATAGTAGTGACGGATCCAGTAGCGGTGACGGTGGGTCCACACAGAGTAACGATTACCCCGACTTCGATCCGTCGAATCCGGAGTTCCCGCAGTTGATGCAGACGCTCATCGAGGCTGGCTTCGAGACAGGGTCGCTGCAGGACCTGAAGAACATGGAGGAACGCGAGAAGCCTCGCTACGGTGACCCCGTCCAGAGTACTCCTAGTAATGAAGACGAGCTCATTGATCCGGACCGTATTGCGTTTGCGATGACGCCGACGGAAGACCCGGCAGTCTATCGGGATACGATGCAACCGCTGATGGACAATATCGCAGAAGAGACCGGGAAAGACGTTGAATACTTCCCCCTCAACTCGTACGCGTCGCAGGTTGAGGCGATGCGGTCCGAACGCCTCCACGTCGCCGGGTTCTCCACTGGGCCGACGCCCTTTGCTGTGAACCTGGCTGGGGCTGTCCCGTTCTCGCTCCAGATTTCGAAGGCAGGTGACTTCGGTTATCGGCTGTGGCTAGCTACGCAGGCAGATAACGACGAGATCTCCTCACTGCAGGACCTCAAAGGCAAGCGCGTCGCACACGCCGAGCCGTCGTCCAACTCCGGGAATCTCGCTCCGCGTGCGCTGTTCTCGAACCAGGGCGTCACTCCGGGCGAAGACTACGAAGTGAGCTATTCCGGCGGCCACGAACAGAGCATTCTGGGCGTCGCAAACGACGACTACGACGCCGCCCCCGTTTGTAGCACCTGTGTCACACGCGTTGCAGAGGCAGACAATATTGACCCGACGAACCTCAAAGTAGTGTGGGCTAGCAATCCGTTCCCCACGACGAGCTTCTGTTACCGCTACAACCTGAAACCGGAAATTCAGGAGGGTATCAGGGCGGCGTTCATCGACTACGACTACTCGGACACCAAGATTGCAGAGGTGTTCGGTGGTCGCGGAACGTGGACGGAGATTGATTACGCTACGACCTACGATATCATCCTCCAGATTCAGGAGAACAACGATATCACGTACCAGATCGATAACATCGAAGGCTAA
- a CDS encoding HAD-IIA family hydrolase: MTYTSAIIDLDGTVYRGDSLVENAAEGIQAVREAGLSTLFVTNKPIDRREKYCEKLNALGIDCTSDDIITSATASADYLSAQYPEREIYVIGEDALVAELRAAGLKTTTDPERAGTVIASLDFGFDYQTLQDALIALTENDALFVATNPDRTCPVEGGEIPDAAGMIGAIEGVTGQELDQLIGKPSNVILQMALERVGGEPDRCLMIGDRLGTDIRMGNQAGMETVLPLTGVTSTAELEESDVSPDHVVTDLSELAAIVEHGR; the protein is encoded by the coding sequence ATGACATACACCAGTGCAATTATCGACCTTGACGGAACGGTCTATCGAGGGGATTCGTTAGTTGAAAACGCCGCGGAAGGGATACAAGCGGTGCGTGAGGCGGGGCTCTCGACGCTATTCGTTACTAACAAGCCGATTGACCGGCGAGAAAAGTATTGTGAGAAGCTGAACGCGCTAGGTATTGATTGCACCAGTGATGACATAATCACGTCTGCCACTGCATCAGCGGATTATCTATCCGCGCAGTATCCGGAACGCGAAATCTACGTTATCGGCGAGGATGCCCTGGTCGCGGAGTTGCGCGCCGCTGGGCTGAAAACGACTACTGACCCAGAGCGAGCGGGCACCGTGATCGCATCACTTGATTTCGGTTTTGATTACCAGACGCTACAGGATGCGTTAATCGCACTCACTGAGAACGACGCGCTCTTCGTTGCGACCAATCCGGACCGAACGTGTCCTGTAGAGGGAGGGGAGATACCCGATGCAGCAGGGATGATCGGAGCGATAGAGGGAGTGACTGGGCAGGAACTGGACCAGTTGATTGGCAAACCGTCCAATGTCATCCTGCAAATGGCTCTGGAACGGGTCGGTGGTGAGCCGGACCGATGCCTTATGATCGGTGACAGGCTTGGGACAGACATCAGAATGGGAAACCAAGCTGGAATGGAGACGGTACTGCCACTAACTGGCGTTACCAGTACGGCGGAGTTAGAAGAGAGTGACGTGAGTCCTGACCACGTTGTGACCGACCTTTCAGAGCTGGCAGCGATCGTAGAACACGGACGATAG
- a CDS encoding FAD binding domain-containing protein has product MSQDLANEPSDSLSVTISGGSMGGLFTGIALDSAGHDVTIAEQSAGDLRSRGGGIVAQQSIRQFLSRHDIVDPARITTRASERRFLTADGDVRTSTPDSMVFTSWDAVYRQLRAAFPDDRYHTGRTVTGVRATDGTIRFADGDRTTADLVVAADGGQSTARAQLFPDTDPEFANYVAWRGVVPEADLSDAVIDAFDGRFTFYQGEQMLILAYFIPGEDGSTAPGDRRLNWVWYDTLSGRERETIFTDTTGTSQQFSVSPGQLRDPVETRQRERAAEILPPVFTDLVVTTAAPFVQAIYDLQIPRMTVDRVCLLGDAAFVARPHTAAGTSKAASDAVELKAALDRHSSLGDALAAWDDARTNYGARLVAQGKRMGDERLSLGS; this is encoded by the coding sequence GTGTCTCAGGACCTCGCCAACGAGCCATCCGATTCCCTGTCTGTTACTATCTCCGGCGGGTCGATGGGCGGCCTGTTTACCGGCATCGCTCTTGACAGTGCAGGCCACGACGTGACTATCGCTGAGCAATCGGCCGGCGACCTTCGAAGTCGCGGCGGCGGCATCGTCGCCCAGCAGTCAATCCGCCAGTTCCTCTCACGTCACGACATCGTCGACCCGGCGAGAATAACCACCCGAGCCAGTGAGCGGCGCTTTCTGACCGCTGACGGCGATGTACGGACATCGACACCGGATTCAATGGTGTTCACTTCCTGGGACGCCGTCTATCGTCAGTTGCGAGCGGCGTTCCCGGACGACCGCTACCACACCGGTCGGACTGTCACGGGTGTCAGGGCCACAGACGGCACGATTAGATTCGCTGATGGGGACCGGACCACCGCCGATCTGGTCGTCGCTGCCGACGGCGGGCAATCTACAGCCCGTGCGCAACTGTTTCCCGACACCGACCCGGAGTTTGCTAACTACGTCGCCTGGCGTGGTGTCGTCCCGGAAGCGGACCTGTCGGACGCAGTCATTGACGCGTTCGACGGCCGTTTCACATTTTATCAAGGGGAACAGATGCTCATCCTCGCGTACTTCATCCCGGGCGAGGATGGCAGCACCGCCCCAGGTGACCGCCGTCTCAACTGGGTCTGGTACGACACACTCTCCGGGCGAGAGCGTGAGACTATTTTCACTGACACAACAGGTACGAGCCAGCAGTTCAGCGTGTCGCCAGGACAACTCCGCGACCCGGTCGAAACCCGCCAGCGCGAGCGGGCCGCCGAGATACTGCCGCCCGTGTTTACCGACCTCGTTGTAACAACAGCAGCCCCCTTCGTGCAGGCGATTTACGACCTGCAAATCCCCCGGATGACAGTCGACAGGGTCTGTCTGCTTGGTGATGCAGCGTTCGTCGCCCGACCGCACACTGCCGCTGGCACTTCGAAGGCGGCCAGTGACGCCGTTGAACTCAAAGCCGCTCTCGACCGCCACAGTTCGCTTGGGGACGCACTGGCGGCGTGGGATGATGCCCGGACCAACTACGGAGCGCGTCTCGTTGCGCAGGGCAAGCGAATGGGCGACGAACGGTTGTCCCTTGGGAGTTGA
- the phnC gene encoding phosphonate ABC transporter ATP-binding protein, protein MLTVDNLEKTYDSGDRALKGVSFEVSGNEIVAIIGPSGAGKSTLVRSINRLTEPTGGRISLDDTEVTGLEKSALRDVRRDMGMIFQEFNLVERLTVMENILSGRLGYLSTWNAFRRNFPPEDIKRAREILSRVNLEGVENNRADELSGGQRQRVGIARAVIQRPKILLADEPTSALDPDTSREVMSLLTDIAHEDDIPIIINIHEVDLAVDYADRIIGLSDGEIVFNGPPDDLDQAARDEIYRGGESIADREEPSAGGSTDSDDVIAERGD, encoded by the coding sequence ATGCTTACTGTAGATAATTTGGAAAAAACGTACGATTCCGGTGATCGAGCACTCAAAGGTGTCTCATTCGAAGTCAGTGGTAACGAGATCGTCGCGATTATCGGGCCAAGCGGGGCCGGCAAAAGCACGCTCGTTCGTAGCATCAACAGGCTGACCGAGCCAACTGGCGGGCGCATCTCGCTTGATGATACAGAGGTGACCGGGCTGGAGAAGTCAGCCCTTCGTGATGTCCGTCGCGATATGGGCATGATATTCCAGGAGTTCAATCTCGTAGAGCGCCTGACGGTCATGGAGAACATCCTCTCCGGTCGGCTGGGCTATCTCAGTACGTGGAACGCATTCCGTCGGAACTTCCCACCAGAGGATATCAAACGCGCACGGGAAATCCTCAGTCGCGTGAATCTGGAGGGCGTCGAAAACAACCGTGCAGATGAACTCTCCGGTGGGCAGCGGCAGCGCGTTGGTATCGCCCGTGCCGTCATTCAGCGACCCAAAATACTGCTCGCTGACGAGCCGACGAGCGCGCTGGACCCCGACACCTCCCGGGAGGTGATGAGCCTCTTGACGGACATCGCTCACGAAGACGATATCCCGATCATCATCAACATCCACGAAGTCGATCTAGCAGTCGACTACGCGGACCGAATCATCGGCCTCAGTGACGGTGAGATCGTCTTTAACGGTCCACCTGATGATCTAGATCAGGCGGCCAGAGACGAGATCTATCGTGGCGGTGAATCAATTGCGGACCGCGAAGAGCCGAGTGCTGGTGGCAGCACTGATTCTGATGACGTCATTGCTGAACGAGGTGACTAA
- a CDS encoding universal stress protein encodes MTLVVPFDGSELAEAALVRATEFGTVFQEDVLAASVIRDGNAKYAREHDWIGPNEDFDLETVVTSLHEQVMDLCPSSDFRHTVVDRYAPAGAVAKAIRKMAKREDASMVFIGSENAGHLVTSISSVGGSIASDDAYDVVIVRHRNPSKIAKLRNTSPHRQQKSDFYLPE; translated from the coding sequence ATGACACTCGTTGTGCCGTTCGACGGCTCCGAGCTGGCCGAGGCAGCACTCGTCCGGGCGACGGAGTTCGGCACCGTCTTCCAGGAGGATGTGCTGGCCGCCAGTGTCATCCGGGATGGGAATGCCAAGTACGCTCGGGAACACGACTGGATCGGACCGAACGAAGACTTCGATCTGGAGACGGTCGTCACCTCACTGCACGAACAGGTGATGGACCTGTGTCCGAGTTCGGATTTCCGGCATACAGTCGTAGATCGGTACGCGCCGGCTGGGGCTGTAGCGAAAGCCATCCGCAAGATGGCCAAGAGAGAAGACGCCTCAATGGTATTCATCGGAAGCGAAAACGCCGGCCACCTCGTCACAAGCATCAGCAGTGTTGGGGGATCGATTGCCTCGGACGATGCCTACGACGTTGTCATCGTTCGACATCGTAACCCGTCGAAGATCGCCAAGCTCAGGAACACGTCCCCGCACAGACAACAGAAATCCGATTTTTATCTCCCGGAATAG
- a CDS encoding glycerophosphodiester phosphodiesterase codes for MASTPILAAHRGYRGLYPQNTIAAVQQAAYGSRRSQGYDTDMMECDLVPAGGKPWEGEDFEIVVFHDNKLDNLTDESGYVWENDVQTVLNAEIRDSGQTIPRLDEFVEATPDSIPLNIEWKAAGVSPDDDASASAVETWDPFTEQALDVLSNHENDFIVQSFEKAALQSVRNSDSEVPIAYLLWDSIEEGLSVVRDLDAEYIQPPYNMIMNTPFFNEDYYLEDPGFAEIDLVETAHEEGRKVIPYTITTWHQAEKLVEAGVDGIIADYPGVLD; via the coding sequence ATGGCTTCCACACCGATCCTGGCTGCACACCGCGGCTACCGCGGTCTGTATCCGCAAAACACCATTGCCGCTGTCCAACAGGCGGCGTACGGTAGTCGTCGCAGTCAGGGGTATGACACCGACATGATGGAGTGTGACCTCGTTCCTGCAGGCGGTAAGCCTTGGGAGGGCGAAGACTTCGAAATCGTCGTTTTCCACGATAATAAGCTAGATAACCTAACAGATGAATCCGGGTACGTCTGGGAGAACGATGTGCAGACCGTCCTAAATGCCGAGATTCGTGATAGCGGCCAGACGATCCCTCGATTAGACGAGTTCGTCGAAGCTACGCCGGACAGCATCCCGCTCAATATTGAGTGGAAAGCTGCGGGTGTCTCTCCTGATGATGATGCGTCAGCATCTGCCGTCGAAACTTGGGACCCGTTTACGGAACAGGCACTTGATGTCCTCTCCAATCACGAGAACGACTTTATCGTCCAGTCGTTCGAAAAGGCTGCGCTGCAGTCCGTTCGCAACTCAGACTCTGAGGTTCCGATAGCGTACTTGCTCTGGGACTCAATCGAAGAGGGTCTCTCTGTCGTCCGTGACCTAGACGCGGAGTACATCCAGCCGCCGTACAATATGATTATGAACACGCCCTTCTTCAACGAGGATTACTACCTCGAAGACCCGGGTTTCGCTGAAATCGATCTGGTCGAGACGGCCCATGAGGAAGGGCGGAAAGTAATCCCGTACACGATAACGACATGGCATCAGGCGGAGAAACTTGTTGAGGCCGGTGTTGACGGAATCATCGCTGACTACCCCGGCGTGCTCGACTAA
- the phnE gene encoding phosphonate ABC transporter, permease protein PhnE, whose protein sequence is MAAESGSAVEESWERPTVFYNKKVKYLIYGLILLFFAYSFWNLRISPSRFVRGIGAGVELVTSMLPPAYTPSQRELLIQGIVESIVMTIVATTMGIIVSVPVAIMASNNLSPKPVYYVGRSIVAVTRSLHELIVAIIMVKAVGFGPLAGVLALAFKTIGFFAKLLAEEIEDIDRGQMEAITAAGGTPVQTYLYGVLPQVMPRIVGLSIYRLDINLRHSTVVGIVGAGGIGITLLNSFDKYDYQFSMAIIAVIVAIVMIGEGVSALARRRIQ, encoded by the coding sequence ATGGCTGCTGAATCTGGATCGGCCGTTGAAGAATCTTGGGAGCGGCCCACAGTCTTCTACAACAAGAAAGTCAAGTATCTCATCTACGGGCTTATCTTGTTGTTCTTCGCGTATAGCTTCTGGAACCTTCGGATTTCCCCCAGCCGATTCGTTCGAGGGATCGGAGCCGGTGTCGAACTCGTCACGAGTATGCTTCCACCGGCGTACACTCCGTCGCAACGAGAACTCCTCATACAGGGTATCGTCGAGAGTATCGTGATGACGATTGTCGCCACGACAATGGGGATCATCGTCAGCGTGCCGGTCGCGATTATGGCTTCCAATAACCTCTCGCCGAAGCCAGTCTACTACGTCGGTCGCAGCATCGTTGCCGTCACGCGCTCGCTCCACGAGCTCATCGTTGCGATCATCATGGTCAAAGCGGTCGGATTCGGTCCGCTCGCTGGTGTCCTTGCACTTGCGTTCAAAACGATCGGATTCTTCGCAAAACTCCTCGCAGAGGAGATCGAAGATATCGACCGCGGGCAGATGGAGGCGATCACCGCTGCCGGCGGGACACCCGTCCAGACGTATCTCTATGGTGTCCTCCCGCAGGTAATGCCCCGGATTGTTGGGCTGTCGATTTACCGGCTCGACATCAATCTCCGTCACAGCACTGTCGTCGGGATTGTCGGAGCGGGTGGTATCGGGATCACGCTGCTGAACTCCTTCGATAAGTACGATTACCAGTTCAGCATGGCGATCATCGCTGTCATCGTCGCGATCGTTATGATCGGTGAAGGTGTTAGCGCCCTCGCCCGGAGGCGGATCCAATAA
- a CDS encoding MgtC/SapB family protein: MTVMSAIANTAVFGGIEGITIDPEILHLFIAGALGMLLGLEREWANKSAGIRTFTLTSLVGAAAMSLSEPILLASGGALVLVQGGLLGIRGIVAQWTGDDSELDSGLSLTTSTSLLVAYAVGILVGADHVLIGVIIGITSSFLLVLRRELHDFANQLSREEVRSAGEFAIISFVVYPLLPGGTYGPWNAIDPKLVWMLVIAVSGIGFVNYIVMQRYGSKGIAVTGFFGGLVNSTAVIGEIAGRAKGNAGITELAVGTILIADAAMAVRNLAIIVAFVPESAVSVGLPLGLIAISGVGLAYYDSDWEGDLELDFDSPFSSANALKFGVLFLAVLILTAGAQRIFGTAGFLITSFLSGMVSSGTTTTTAVTLTSTGQISPAVAAQGVLAGTLSSILVKIGFATSINRSLLAPVVRKSLYLSLIGIGGVVISVQLI; this comes from the coding sequence ATGACTGTAATGAGTGCAATCGCGAATACGGCCGTTTTCGGAGGTATAGAAGGGATAACTATCGATCCTGAGATACTACACCTTTTTATCGCAGGTGCACTTGGTATGCTGCTTGGACTCGAACGAGAGTGGGCCAACAAGTCAGCAGGAATCCGCACGTTTACGCTGACCAGCCTGGTCGGCGCTGCCGCAATGTCGCTCAGCGAGCCGATACTACTTGCTTCGGGAGGGGCACTGGTACTTGTTCAAGGAGGGTTGCTCGGGATCCGGGGCATAGTCGCACAGTGGACCGGCGACGATAGTGAGTTGGACTCCGGCCTGTCCCTGACAACGTCGACTTCACTCCTTGTCGCGTACGCGGTCGGGATTCTGGTTGGAGCCGATCACGTCCTGATCGGCGTCATCATCGGTATAACGTCATCGTTCCTACTAGTCCTTCGAAGGGAGCTACACGACTTTGCAAACCAGCTATCGCGAGAAGAAGTACGCAGCGCCGGTGAGTTTGCGATCATCTCATTTGTCGTGTATCCGCTCCTGCCCGGCGGAACGTACGGACCATGGAATGCGATTGATCCGAAACTGGTCTGGATGCTCGTCATCGCAGTCAGCGGGATCGGGTTTGTCAACTATATCGTGATGCAGCGATACGGGAGCAAGGGGATCGCAGTCACCGGCTTCTTCGGTGGTCTGGTGAACTCCACTGCTGTGATCGGCGAAATCGCGGGCCGTGCAAAAGGCAACGCTGGGATTACAGAACTTGCCGTGGGAACGATACTGATCGCTGATGCGGCGATGGCGGTCCGTAATTTAGCAATCATCGTTGCATTCGTCCCCGAGTCGGCAGTCAGTGTTGGACTGCCCCTCGGCCTGATCGCGATCAGTGGGGTCGGACTCGCATATTACGACAGCGACTGGGAGGGTGATCTGGAACTAGATTTCGACTCGCCGTTTAGCAGCGCGAACGCGCTGAAGTTCGGGGTGCTTTTCCTTGCCGTCTTGATTCTCACTGCTGGCGCACAGCGCATATTCGGAACAGCCGGATTCCTGATTACGAGCTTCCTCAGTGGCATGGTTTCGAGCGGCACGACGACAACGACTGCGGTGACGCTGACGTCAACTGGGCAGATATCGCCGGCGGTAGCAGCGCAGGGTGTGCTGGCCGGGACGCTCTCCAGTATCCTCGTGAAAATCGGGTTTGCAACGAGTATCAACCGCTCACTGCTAGCGCCGGTGGTGCGAAAGTCACTCTACCTGTCGCTGATCGGAATCGGTGGCGTGGTTATCAGCGTCCAATTGATATGA